Part of the Sander lucioperca isolate FBNREF2018 chromosome 1, SLUC_FBN_1.2, whole genome shotgun sequence genome is shown below.
CCGATTGGCTAAATCGTTCCTACCTTCAtcttaatgtaaataaaactgTAGGAATGTTTTTCACAAAAAGACAATGTAACATTTGTGTCAAATATAACCATCTCAGGGCAGAACATTATGATTGTGTACAATTTAAGTATCTGGGGATTATTATCGACTCTAATCTTGCTTTTAAAGCACATATTAAGAAAGTGTGCAATAGGGTCAAGTTTAGCCTAgcaaattttaaatatattagtaATGCCCTAACTTTTAATACTGCCAAATTATTTATGGATGCCATGATTATGTCACATTTAACATATTGTCTGACAAGCTGGGGACAAACTAACAGCTCATCATTAAAGCCACTAGCTACTCTTTGCAAGAAAACACTCAAAGTTTTGGACCAGAAGCCGAACAGCTCGCATCATTGTATTATCCTAAATAACTGTAAACTGCTGAGCTGGGAAGatgtaattaaatacaaaaacaattgtCTGGTGTACAAAATTCTGCATAACACTGCTCCTACTCCTTTGAACTCTTTCATAACACAACGTAACAACAGCAGTCAGATCACTAGAAGCACTGCACGAGGTAACCTTCTAATTCCATTCAGGAAAAGTACATTTGGCCAATTACCATTTTCTGTTACGGCATTACAAAACGGGAATTCATTGCCCACTACAATCaaagatatacatacatattccaCCTTTACAACacaccttaacccttgtgttgtcttcccagtTGACCAAGAACAAGTCTTTCAGGGTCAAATTTGAAAacattcatggtcaataaacctattttatatgacattataccaaaTATCTTTAGTTAAAAACAGCAGAACTTATGGATTACTTGGACGAATAgtaaagatcagaggatgtttagTGGATCAATTAtctgagtttgtttgtttgtgtgccacTTCTTTGTATGTTTAACCTTTTTTGCTTAGGACTGCTGTTACTATAGATGTAATGTAACTCATTTTAATATGTTAACCATTGTATTTTATGATGCCTATGTTAGCTGGAAATTAGCCGTTGAAGCTAAAGCTGCTCCTTTTACTGTATAGTTAATTAAGGGGGACTGTCCACGAcattataaactaataaactaaactagctagcgttagctgatTACTTAGCTCCACCCCTCTTGTACAACTATGGTCACATCTAgctccaaaaaacaaaacaagatagtGACTCCCAAAATGCTAAATTATAGCCTTCAAACATCCACTTCTTTTATACAGCCTGtgattatattttgaatgtttcAAATTTAACAATTGAAATGACCCCATTTCTAAGTAATCAAATTGTGTGGGGTTGCGTTAACATTTTCACCAATGACTGTACCTTGTGTGCATTCAAAGAAAACTGTCACCCATCTTATGACTGGAGttcatatttataaatatataacacaGATAATGTAAAACTACAACAAGATATTATTGTTGACAAGCTTGCTAGCTTTCTCGGCTGCTACATAGTTTCTCTGCTATTGTCTGGATGTTCTGGATGCAGTATGGAAATCTTAGACCAATAGTTGCCTATAAGAGTAGAAAAATAGAAGTCTAAAACTGTGCTAAACCTTGCAAACATACTAATTGTGGTCCATTAAGTAGTAGTCATCTAAGAGTAAATAAGAGTCTATTTTAGTATAGTATTTGACCTCACTAAGACTGCACTAAGCACAGCTGGGAATGTCactagttttgcaggtatttggtcacaaATCAGTCACATTTGACCTAATGCTGGCGCTACATCTACTATATCTACCATTAAGTTAAGAGATCATCTCACTTATTACAATTCCTCCTGAGAGGGACATGAATGTCTATTCCCAATTTCATGGCAATGGCTCCAAGAGCTGTCAAGACATTTCACTAAAGGGGGATCACTAAAGTCATTAGGTtacatcctctggggaccatgaatgtctgaacaAAATGCCATGGCAATCtagtagttgttgagacatttcagtcTGGTCTAAAGTTGTGGACCTACCATCCCTAGAACCCTAAAgcctagcatggctaaaaatcaAACTATACCTTAGATAGCAGCTGGCTAGTGTTTGATATTATTTATTATGGTTTGAATATGATTACTGGGAGAGTTGGGTCACATGGATTTCAGGAtcagaaaggagtttattgccacagtagttACCCCTAcctggaatttgccttggtaaTTGATGCAGTGACACTCAATAGTAACACTTGTTCACCTGTGTGCGGTGTGTTAGAGAGGGTGAGGGGGTCGCCATATTTTTTATTGATTGCTACTTTCCGTTGATCGCTGTTatcattttgattttgattttgtaCGTGTTTTAATAAGTTGATCTTTTACAACAAAATTAACCAAActtacattttggatttcagcTTTTGTTTTTGAAAGTGTGTCATACAAGCAAACCAGGCCTGACTTTGGCCTCTCAGCGACCTTTAGTTTGCTTCCCGTAGTAGCTACAATAAATTTGTGCTcaggaagaaataaaaaagtaggttttttttatttattaacacCCCAGAATATGATCCAGTATGCAGAACAAAGCACAACCAAGACATCTTTCATCATGCTGAACAAAATCCATCAATAACTACCACTTGAGGCAACTGGAAGACTGCCTACACAGTAGGTATCTGACTTTACTAAGTGCTTGTGAGCAAAATCAGTTCCAGATTTACTGTTTCCTTACTAAACTTGACCTCAGCCTCCTTGTAGAGGACAACTAGAGCAAAGGGAGTAAACCTGTGGTGATCAATAAAGCATCACATTATTGATAATCAATGTGCTTGTTGCACCGCTTCTTTCCTTTTTCCTGTCCTCACTTTCCGCTCTCTTTCAGTTTGACTATGATTGACATGGACACATGCAACTAAGTGTACACTCATATGGATGGTTCTctgtcacatgcacacacgtacacacacaccataagGTGCCCTGTCAGGTATTGAATGGTCAATGCTGCAGAGCAGAGAAGAAGCCTTGTTTATTCATGTGTGATAGTGCTGCTGCAGAGGACCCAGCTGGCTCCCTCAGAGctttgtccgtgtgtgtgtgtgtgtgtgtgtgtgtgtgagagagagagagagagagagagagagagagagagagtatgttTGTGTCGGAGACAtgattgcatgtgtgtgtgtgtgtgtgtgtgtgtgtgtgtgtgtgcttgtgtgagagagagataaacggatagtgtgtgtgtgtgtgtgtgtgagagagagagagagagagagagagaaggaggaatgGAGAGTGTGTGTCCGAGAAATGATTGCATGTGTGTAAGAGAAcacgtgtgtatatgtgtgtgtacacacctGTCAGTTTGGGCAAATTCACTCACCTGTGACGTCctcattctgtctctctgtaagCCATCACTGAGAGTGCTCCTCTCATAGGCccaggcaacacacacacacacacacacacacacacacacacacacacacacacacacacacacacacacacacacacacacacacacacacacacacacacagtcatatcaGCCATGGGCAGGTGTTGAGATCACTGACTTCTGAAGAGGATTTCACCTATGGCAGTTTGAATATGTGCCATGTATTTTCACCCTGCGAAATTAATGCTCTCCCTTTCTCTGAGTCTTGCATGTGTGCAAGTATttgtcagagagagaaaaaggcgTGAGAGGGAGGACAAAATTAGCTAGATGTGGAGCTCTGTATCTTCTGCTTTGGAGTTGTGCAGTTTCTATCAGTGACTCCTCAGTTTTTCTGGGACATCACATTCCAAGCTTTGTTGGAGTGACAGCATAGCCTGCAGGACACAAACTCCCACATACACAACTGAGAGATGCAGTAAAGCAGCATTCTTCCATCTAGTggccacacatgcacacacactcacatgcatgCATTCATGGATGTCTGCAGTGACAGGCAGtatcacataaacacatacGTACAGGTGACTGGATTGCACTTGCTGTAGGGCTGGTGGAAATGCTTAAAATCAATATtatgatattaaaaataataatataatattgtgaTGTCATGGGGGTTATCCCAGTTTGGAAATTGAGCCTACGCATTTATAATAGAAATCCTGAGTTACAAACTAGAGGTGTAGAGTTTGAAAGATGTGAATATTTACCAGGCAGGGAGGGTCTAACAAAAGATGCTGTCAAGTTGCATTATGAGAAATATGATGATAACTTATATAgagactaaaagtcaggataacTTAGCCTCTGCTGCTTTACtgttaaccttttttttaagtttgtctCTCACAAGTCCAACATCTTTATGGAAGGACACTGCTAAATAATTGGAGTGAGCACCCCTTTAATTTAGAGTTTCATAttacctagtctcgcattgccagaccttcctccacagcgctgctatGTCTTATGAGTCTGAGGAAAACAACTTATTGATGCATATGGGaggaataatatatatataaataaattaggtaaataagagggagggaggaagggagtgAGACAATCCAGGCATTTAGGGACATGCACATCTTCACATCTCAGCCAAGACTGAAGTCCAGTCTGCCAAAGCAGTGACAACTCAGGCTTAATGCTAATAGAAATCTTGATAGTATAGGAACTCTACAGGAGTCCTCCCTCTGTGCCAGAAATACTCCCCTAGGCCACTGTTGAAAGtaagaatgacattttaatCAACATGTAAGagtcaaaacattttaattagaCATCACAATGCATCCTTTTATTAGCAGACTGCTTCCTGACCTACGAGTGAACTCCTGGCCTTTTGATTGGTTGTCAACACCCTTCCTCAGAGACACCAATGCCCTGGCAACAGATTCATGCACTTTCAGGACAAATGTGATGCTCGGACCACATCTTCTCTGCCAAAACCCATTGCTaatcagcagtgtgtgtgtgtgtgtgtgtgtgtgtgtgtgtgtgtgtgtgtgtgtgtgtgtgtgtgtgtgtgtgtgtgtgtgtgttggaaatGATCTGATTGCATCTGTAGTCTTAATATTTTTTGTGTATGTCAATGAATAATTCAAATGTACTCTATTAAAACTGGTGTTTGTgcaatcgtgtgtgtgtgtgtgtgtgtgtttgtgtgtgaggacTGTGACTGCAGCGAACGTCCAAGTGAAGAACGCAGCTGCCACTTCACACTGCAATTATGCCATTACAGAGTTGACGATTGGTCTACACGCATCACTGTGacaacgcacgcacgcacgcatgcatccacgcatgcacacacacacacacacacacacacacacacacacacacacacacacacacacacacactcttcacaTGACCTCTCATGTAAATGTATGCACACTCATCAGATTCATTATTCTGAAGACATATCCCATAATGCACATTGCAGTATAAACAACTATAAATCAACAGATGCTCCACCACCACAAATAAGCATAGCCTCCTATAGATCCCATAGGCCATATTGTACAGAAGCAGAGGCAGAACTAGTATCCTTAGTGtcatttttctttactttgtttttttctttctcggTTACTTATAACACCTCTAGGCTTTACCTGCAATTCTCAGCTCTGCCCAAGGGCACTGCCACATCAGCCAATTAATGAACCACTGTGGGCTTATAGTGCAAAAACCGAAAGTAGGTGGTCAAAGAGGTCACCACTGttacacacacgtacgcacacacacacacacacacacacacacacacacacacacacacacacacacacacacctggtttctttttctttcttttgccttTTATTGCTCATCCTGCTgatgcttctgctgctgctgcttggtCACGACAGTGGGCTCAAAGGTGAGTGAGGGAAACTGCTTCATTAGAAGAGTACTCTGCTTGATAAATGCTTCAGTCTTatgcccctgacacaccaacccgacggccgaccgttggcatcAGTTGGCTCCCCGacgtccaaaaagtgcctcagaacacaccaaagcgacgccaacttgagcgtacgttctgtgcgtgcgcaaggcgtaatacgtctccataacagcaggcgacgctaatctgtattgtcgcccaaaaaatgaaaaccggcagctgtcacgtctggctgctcccggaatTTTCAACCAGGCATAGTGGCAGCTTCGTTCaaaatacgatctcatattttacaaagatagttcactgaaacgtgtttctgaaaacattttaagcgagaaataggccatgcagttgctgaatctgtcttcatttcagattgacaaaggtcagtttgaaagattttcgtcacaTTTTGAGAGACTTTGTCACGCTCAttctgctccccgtttccgggttaacactccaccaatcagattggtaactgccctccgacccagcaagtcaggtcggccaaaatgaaggccgacagctcctctgacggaacacaccgaacagactcgagtcactgacctcgccagactgtccgacggccgattatcggcttggtgtgtcagggtcaTTAGACGCTGTAGGTGGACAGCTACTAGGCTCTTTTTTTAAGTTGTGTCAGTCAACTTCTGTAATTTGCtcttatttaaataatttattgatTGAAGGACGACAGTATTTATTCCCACTTTCCCAATTAACATTTGCATATAATATTTAAGTCAGACATTAGCTTATGAGCTCAATTGGATCTTTAAATTTGTAATTTTCTGTCACAAAGCACTTCCTGAAACAGGCTTTGTTGACAGCACCTttatagacacaaacacattatatacagtatatacagtatatatatatatatatatatatatatatatatatatatatatatatatatatatacatatattggtTGCGCACATTCAGTGATTCACTTTCTTTTGGTAGTATAATGTGTTGTATACATTTGAGTACATGAGATCAACGGGAATAGTGGAGATGGATATACAATTAGACTATAGATAACTAAATTAACAAATTACAATATTATCATTTTGATTTAACAATTGAAAACATTTCAATACatttaaactataaaaaaaatcacatattcAGATTTTTGTATTCAGTTAACAATACAATGATATTGTATATGACTAGTTAACTTtaaacatatatattatatacataggCCAATAAAGTAACACAAAATATGCAAACATAAACTAATAGAAAGTAGTGTAAGTGAAAACATTAAATTGGgaaacttttttgaaacctgctTGAAACCATGGGTGTATTATAAGCTTGAAACATATTCAGATTGCATGTTACACGCTGGCTACCATGGATGTTTGCttgcttttttttatactttatttgCATGCTTTTACAAATATCTTATACAGTGTTTGAACAATTCGTTATCGTACTTACAACATATATAAAAAGATATTCATTTCCATCTAATGAACATTACAACCTTacttaatgataaaaaaaataaaactcaagaAGAAAGGCACTTCAatacacaaagagaaaaaagaaggtaaataaaaaaagaaaacaatacaaaatacagaaaatacaatacaaagaaaAGGTGAAATGGAATGTAGGCTATATAATCACATTTCCTTGAAACAATCTAGCAGTACATCATCtatataaatacttttttttattattaataatttggATAGACTCAAAAAAAATTCCGAAATTAAATTCTGAAGTGAGTAAAAGTGGATGTTTGCTTGCTCcgaccagagtgatagagaaagacatggctctggCTCCGACCACTGTATGGCTACGCCCGACGTCAGCGCGCTCCTTACGGGTTTTGCATGACGTCATCACGCATCGTTTCCAAACAATGCTCAGGAAAAAGCCACGTTGACGTTCCACACTGAAGTGTAGTACCCAATTTGAGGCAGAATAAAGCAGGAATTTGTTTGTCAGACGCTCTGGTGCTTTCTCGCTGCAGAGTTctgtcacagcagacatgtcTTCACCGCCGAAGGAGAAAGTCGAAACCAAAGGAGGACATCTCCCTGCAGGTAAAGCtctttgtgctgctgtgttgtttttgaaagCTTCCATTAAACCTTAAGGCCTGTGTTTTTGCACTGTGTCAAACCAAAAATCACATGATGATGATTAATACTTATGCAATCACTACACTTGCAAATGCCAGCTGCTgacaacgtgtcttaacgttcaAGATGCATGCAGTGTAATCGGCCATGTTTCTCAATTTCGCACATTTCCTTACTTCCTGATTGGCGTGAGATCTTACAGCATATTGAACCTGGTGATATTGTAGCGATTGGTAATCATCGCAGTCTAACGTGTTATGTTATGTCGCGGTTATTGCAGCTGGTAGGCGATGACGTGGAGGTCATAGGCTCAGTCTTGTGGATTCAGACTGTGGAAAAACAGTTAAGGTGTACGTGGACATGGGCAGTGTGGCAGGTCACTGGGCCTCAGCAGCTGCAGGACTGATAGCTCacaaagataagataagataaatgCCCCTCGCACCCAACCTTTGGTTAGTGTGAATCACACAGCATGTATAGCTCAGTCTGTAACAAACATGCAGGTGTGCTAACTTAAATGTAAGAGCACTGCAGATCATTAATGTTATTTCTATAACCAGAGCCTCTGCAGTGAGTTCAGAGGTCAGCATCAGAACAGCTGCTGTCCTGCAGCAATTAGGGACTTGCTCAAAGACACATCGGCAGGATGGCTGCTTGTCACCACAGCCGTTTTACCCATGGTCTTTCAGTTGAGGAACAGACTTCTAACTCACTATGTTAACCTACTGTGCTACTTAAAAACGATTATGTCCAAATCAAACAATATAGAGGTGACAAATTCTAGTTAACTAAAGTAGAAGTCCCAAACAGACTACTGGCAATGTAACTGTTAGGGACTTTCTCACTATTTTAATTGGCTGTTTATACATTGATCATTTATGAACTCTTGAACAaattgtcactgtgtgtgtgtgtgttgtagtaaaGGCCGGAGGTATGAGGATAGTGCAGAAGCACATGCAGGCTCCTGCCGCTGCAGCTCCAGAACCACTGCTGAAAGATGATGACGAGGAGGAGTACGTCAGCAGCAGGTAGGACACCCACACTGTCATGGAAAGAttagtctggctagtccacacagcattacgggatgggagaaaaacatgctctggtttattggcatttctttaaaccaatcacaatcgtcatgggcgacACTAAGCGCTCGACAGagccatggtgccgctgcaaaataacctcaggaacgaacttgttttggtggaacgtgtttgttcaaaagttgttttagtcgtgcaacaggaaactcagattggacagatattctagctagctgtctcgctagctgtctggatttaccctgcagagatcttaggagcagttaaccatagtcctcataaatcgaccggagtttaaaaatccaacacaaagaaagcagaagataTCGGACATTCGGGCGATAAGAGCGTTATCCGGCAAAAATTCAGGCAGCActagagcaatcccggaagtggagcGTCGTAGATATAGACAATGGAAAGATTACTGAATGGGCCTACAGCACAAGGGCCCAAGTGGTGAGGAGGCCCCTGGGCTTTGACTGTAAGTGACTGTAACATTTCTTGTTGGAAAAAGAGAGCTGTGAatgagagaaataaaatgtctatGTTCTAAAGCACAATGAGGAAAAACatctatgttgttgttttttgaaatGGCGACCTTTGACGACTGTGCCGCCCCCCCCCCGGTCTTATGCAATTCACATTGAAATAGCCCCACGTCGGACTTATCTCTCGACCTGGGTCGCGAAGCCTAGTCGATCAACACGGCTAACCCTTTCAAACACAAAGTCAACCCTGTTTGAGCCCTCGGTGTGAAAGGGATATAAGACACACAAAAGGACCCCAAAGAGAACAAAACAACGTGGCCACGTCATTAACATTTGTCTTATGTCTCTTTGAGTCGGGGTGTTTTTGCCCTTATGTTAGAGAGGTGGGGGGGGGCCGTGTCATATCTGAACCCAGGGGCCCATTGTCACAcagtaaagacacacacaaacagctacATACATGTACTGCAGAGGTAAAGCTGGTTCAGTGCCCTCTGCAGTTAGATTGAGCGACTGTCTGTGCAATGTAGGACCCTGTGGTGATTTGTACGTTGTtaatcacacccacacacacaaacacgcacccTGCAAATTATCAAATAAGCGAAATAGCCACTTCTACGTTTCTGTAAGGCTGTACTGTAGGCCGTTTGCAGCAGACTCGTTGTGTTCTGTTGCCAGCTAATTCGGTAAACAACATAATTACTGCATAATTACAGCATTAACTTGGACAGCCCATTCAGCAGTCGCTATTGTTTTCCATAAGCAGTCTTGGTTTGCATGTTTTACATCATACCAGCTCTATTTCTGAGTGACAATACTTGTTCTGTTTATTGTCATGTTTGGTTTTTGCTGCTTGAATGCATTGTTTCTACTGAGGTCACTCCGTCCTACAAGTTGTTGCAAGAGTCTGCTTTTACACACATATGTCTACTCAATATTCAGTATTGGTACAGGTGGCatattcgtgtgtgtgtgtgtgtgtgtgtgtgtgtgtgtgtgtgtgtgtgtgtgtgtgtgtgtgtgtgtgtgtgtgtgtgtgtgtgtgtgtgtgtgtgtgtgtgtgtgtgtgtgtgtgtgtgtgtgtgtgtgtgtgtgtgtgtgtgtgtgtgtgtgtgtgtgtgtgtgtgtgataaatgAGAAGCACAGCCAAGAGCAGGGTCAAGAACATTGCCAGCAGTCAAGAAATTTTGTGTGTACTTGTACACTTGTACACACCTCGCACGCTGAAATATATATTGCATGTTTTTTATCCACCGTGCTTGTTGTTTGAGTATTTCCCTGTAATTCAGAGCAGGAATAGTGTCATGCCTGTCCGTGGCAATAAGTAATTTCCTCTTGCTCCCATTTCCTTTGTGCCAATAATAGACAGAGCAGAAAAGTGGGGTCAAGTAGATTACAAGTACAAAAACAACATGCAAGCTTGGCTTTTACTTCTCAAGGATAAAGGCCTGCTTGAGAAAGAGGCAATAGGAGAAACCCTTAAGTTGTAGCAGACATTGGTCAGGGTGTAAACGCCATTCCAGCCTGTTGAATATGCACTTCctcattttattgtttttcttcagaGGATATGGagtcatactgtatatcttGGATAATTACATTGGGACTGGAATAgtgctgcacaattaatcgcaattttatcgaaatatggactagtgcaatatccaaatcgcagaggGGCACAATATTTGTTCAAGGCAAAATATacgtcaaaccattctgaatgaagtattgtggtgctgcagagacgtcccggcctacaaatcctatcctacagactacagaaaacatctttgtttggtacagatcctcgcaaaaatcacactataatcatttaattttttaagatttgatattagtcaatgaaaatgagaataatgatacgaACATGATCATTCTCTTCAATAtagtgaatcatatcgcaatcgcaatatcagtcaaaataattgcaattagatattttcctcatatcgtgcagccctagactGGAACTAACTT
Proteins encoded:
- the LOC116051085 gene encoding death-associated protein 1 translates to MSSPPKEKVETKGGHLPAVKAGGMRIVQKHMQAPAAAAPEPLLKDDDEEEYVSSSPPKAPVIVSGVVTKGDKDFTPAAAQVAHQKPQPCVSKLPASQHINQHIHQPRK